The Solanum pennellii chromosome 11, SPENNV200 genome contains a region encoding:
- the LOC107003619 gene encoding cucumber peeling cupredoxin-like has protein sequence MHFIIILLLYVIGILINLVNSERYIVGEGYGWGPAPYPTYYQDWATTVKLKPGDQLEFRFQKPEDLLEIGKYNYYACNSNTLSRQYKDSPAIAFMLVPGDYYFKSSNNTNCINGQKLYVNVAAPIEDEADDKI, from the exons AtgcattttattataattttgctACTTTATGTTATtggaattttgattaatttagtAAATTCAGAGAGATATATTGTTGGAGAAGGCTATGGTTGGGGTCCTGCTCCTTACCCTACTTACTACCAAGATTGGGCTACAACTGTCAAGTTAAAACCTGGAGATCAATTAG AGTTTAGATTCCAAAAGCCAGAGGATTTGCTAGAGATTGGAAAATACAACTATTATGCATGCAATTCCAACACTCTTTCAAGGCAATACAAAGATAGTCCAGCAATAGCATTCATGTTGGTACCTGGAGATTATTATTTCAAATCCAGCAACAATACAAATTGCATCAATGGCCAGAAGCTTTATGTAAATGTAGCAGCTCCAATTGAAGATGAGGCTGATGATAAGATTTGA